A window of the Alnus glutinosa chromosome 4, dhAlnGlut1.1, whole genome shotgun sequence genome harbors these coding sequences:
- the LOC133865648 gene encoding patatin-like protein 2, whose amino-acid sequence MDRVVGLDQTRKKSHALDECVSILTKLALVAMGEVSKEIIRGSPDFFPIKPMDYGRFLVISLGTGSLKPKEKYKAPDAAKWGILGWLTKGGSTPIIDVFSQASGDMVDVHLSVVFQALHSEKSYLRIQAFVTLHPYIHNEYE is encoded by the exons ATGGACCGCGTCGTTGGATTGGATCAGACCCGGAAGAAAAGTCATGCACTAGATGAATGTGTTTCAATTTTGACCAAGCTT GCCTTAGTTGCGATGGGTGAAGTGTCGAAGGAGATCATTAGAGGAAGTCCTGACTTCTTTCCTATAAAGCCGATGGACTATGGACGGTTTCTGGTAATATCACTAGGAACTGGGTCACTcaaacctaaagaaaaatacaaggcACCTGATGCAGCTAAGTGGGGCATCTTGGGGTGGTTAACTAAGGGTGGTTCCACCCCAATAATTGATGTATTTTCTCAAGCAAGTGGAGATATGGTCGATGTCCACCTCTCTGTTGTTTTTCAAGCACTTCATAGTGAGAAAAGCTATCTGCGGATTCAGGCATTTGTCACACTGCACCCATATATTCACAACGAGTATGAATAA
- the LOC133865407 gene encoding patatin-like protein 2 isoform X1 produces MEATKVPLQPPTYGNFITVLSIDGGGIRGLIPGTILSFLESELQKLDGEDARIADYFDVIAGTSTGGLITAMLTAPNEKNRPLFAAKDIKDFYLNHSPRIFPQKSFPLFSHVTKIVKALSGPKYDGKYLHNIIREKLGSLRLHQTLTNVVIPTFDIKRLHPTIFSSYEVKKNPSIDALLSDICIATSAAPTYLPTYCFKTKDAEGKVLREFHLIDGGVAANNPALLAMGEVSKEIISGSLDFFPIKPMDYGRFLVISLGTGSPKIEEKYKAPDAAKWGILGWLTNGGSTPIIDVFSQASLHMVDVHLSVVFQALHSEKCYLRIQDDTLSGVLSSVDVATTKNLDDLVKASETLLKKPISRMNLETGIFEVVNKETNEEALKRFAKLLSQERHLRHANSPGGHAQGRRHAHAP; encoded by the exons ATGGAAGCAACAAAAGTCCCCCTCCAGCCTCCAACTTATGGAAACTTCATCACCGTTCTCAGCATTGACGGCGGTGGAATAAGAGGGCTTATCCCAGGAACTATCCTAAGCTTCTTAGAATCTGAGCTTCAG AAGCTGGATGGTGAAGATGCAAGAATCGCAGATTATTTTGACGTTATTGCAGGAACAAGCACAGGAGGTCTTATAACTGCTATGCTAACTGCCCCAAATGAGAAGAATCGACCCCTTTTTGCAGCTAAGGATATCAAGGACTTCTACCTAAACCACAGTCCTAGAATCTTCCCGCAAAAAAG TTTTCCATTATTTTCTCACGTTACAAAGATTGTCAAAGCTCTTTCCGGACCAAAGTATGATGGGAAGTATCTACATAACATTATTAGGGAAAAACTAGGCAGTTTAAGATTGCACCAGACATTGACTAATGTTGTCATCCCAACATTTGACATCAAGCGACTCCATCCAACCATCTTTTCTAGCTATGAG GTAAAGAAAAACCCGAGCATAGATGCCTTACTCTCAGACATATGCATCGCAACCTCAGCTGCTCCAACTTATCTTCCAACTTATTGCTTCAAAACCAAAGATGCCGAAGGGAAAGTACTTAGAGAATTTCACCTTATAGATGGTGGGGTTGCTGCTAATAAtccg GCCTTACTTGCCATGGGTGAAGTGTCAAAGGAGATTATTAGTGGAAGTCTTGACTTCTTTCCTATAAAACCAATGGACTATGGACGGTTTCTGGTAATATCACTAGGAACTGGGTcacccaaaattgaagaaaaatacaagGCGCCTGATGCAGCTAAGTGGGGCATACTGGGGTGGTTAACTAACGGTGGTTCCACCCCAATAATTGATGTATTTTCTCAAGCAAGTCTCCATATGGTCGATGTCCACCTCTCTGTTGTTTTTCAAGCCCTTCATAGTGAGAAATGCTATCTGCGGATTCAG GACGATACATTAAGTGGGGTATTATCTTCTGTGGACGTAGCTACAACAAAGAATTTGGATGATCTTGTAAAAGCTAGCGAAACACTGCTAAAGAAACCAATCTCTAGGATGAATTTGGAGACAGGCATATTTGAGGTTGTTAACAAGGAAACTAATGAAGAGGCTCTCAAAAG GTTTGCAAAACTACTTTCCCAAGAGAGGCATCTTCGCCATGCTAACTCCCCCGGTGGACATGCTCAGGGGCGGAGGCATGCACATGCACCTTGA
- the LOC133866586 gene encoding patatin-like protein 2 yields the protein MEATSVPLQPPTYGNFITVLSIDGGGIRGLIPGTILSFLESELQKLDGEDARIADYFDVIAGTSTGGLVTAMLTAPDENNRPLFAAKDIKEFYLDHCPKIFPQDSSTLFPFVTKISKALSGPKYDGVYLHDIIREKLGSLKLHQTLTNVVIPTFDITRLQPTIFSSYEVKKNPSIDALLSDICIATSAAPTYLPTYHFETKDADGEVIREFNLTDGGVAANNPALVAMGEVSKEMIKGNPDFFPIKPMDYGRFLVISLGTGSHKAEEKYKATDAAKWGIMDWLTKDGSTPIIDVFSEASADMVDLHLSVVFKAFHGEKNYLRIQDDTLKGEISSVDVATTKNLDDLVKAGEALLNKPVSRVNLETGIFEVANHETNEEALKRFAKLLSQERHLRHAKSPVGHALHHNKK from the exons ATGGAAGCAACAAGCGTCCCCCTCCAGCCTCCAACTTATGGAAACTTTATCACCGTTCTCAGCATCGACGGTGGTGGAATAAGAGGGCTTATTCCAGGAACTATCCTTAGTTTCTTAGAATCTGAGCTTCAG AAGCTGGATGGGGAAGATGCAAGAATCGCAGATTATTTTGATGTTATTGCAGGAACAAGCACTGGAGGTCTTGTAACTGCCATGCTAACTGCCCCAGATGAGAATAACCGACCCCTCTTTGCCGCTAAGGATATCAAGGAATTCTATTTAGACCACTGCCCTAAAATCTTCCCGCAAGACAG TTCTACATTGTTTCCTTTTGTTACAAAGATTTCCAAAGCTCTTTCCGGACCAAAGTATGATGGGGTGTATCTACATGACATTATTAGGGAAAAACTAGGAAGTCTAAAATTGCACCAGACGTTGACTAATGTTGTCATCCCAACATTTGACATCACGCGACTCCAGCCAACCATCTTTTCTAGCTATGAG GTAAAGAAAAACCCAAGCATAGATGCCTTACTCTCAGACATATGCATCGCCACCTCAGCTGCTCCAACTTATCTTCCAACTTATCACTTTGAAACCAAAGACGCCGATGGAGAAGTAATTAGAGAATTTAACCTTACAGATGGTGGGGTTGCTGCTAATAATCCG GCTTTAGTTGCGATGGGTGAAGTGTCAAAGGAGATGATTAAAGGAAATCCCGACTTTTTTCCTATAAAACCAATGGACTATGGGCGGTTTCTGGTAATATCATTAGGAACTGGCTCACACAAAGCTGAAGAAAAATACAAGGCGACTGACGCAGCTAAGTGGGGCATAATGGATTGGTTAACTAAGGATGGTTCCACCCCAATAATAGATGTATTTTCTGAAGCAAGTGCGGATATGGTCGATCTCCACCTCTCTGTTGTTTTCAAAGCCTTTCACGGTGAAAAAAACTATCTGCGAATTCAG GATGATACATTAAAGGGAGAAATATCTTCTGTGGATGTAGCCACAACAAAAAATTTGGATGATCTTGTGAAAGCTGGCGAAGCACTGCTAAATAAACCAGTCTCTAGGGTGAATCTGGAGACAGGCATATTTGAGGTTGCTAACCATGAAACCAATGAAGAAGCTCTTAAAAG GTTTGCAAAACTACTTTCCCAAGAGAGGCATCTTCGCCATGCTAAGTCCCCCGTTGGACATGCTCTCCATcacaataaaaaatga
- the LOC133865407 gene encoding patatin-like protein 2 isoform X2 has protein sequence MEATKVPLQPPTYGNFITVLSIDGGGIRGLIPGTILSFLESELQLDGEDARIADYFDVIAGTSTGGLITAMLTAPNEKNRPLFAAKDIKDFYLNHSPRIFPQKSFPLFSHVTKIVKALSGPKYDGKYLHNIIREKLGSLRLHQTLTNVVIPTFDIKRLHPTIFSSYEVKKNPSIDALLSDICIATSAAPTYLPTYCFKTKDAEGKVLREFHLIDGGVAANNPALLAMGEVSKEIISGSLDFFPIKPMDYGRFLVISLGTGSPKIEEKYKAPDAAKWGILGWLTNGGSTPIIDVFSQASLHMVDVHLSVVFQALHSEKCYLRIQDDTLSGVLSSVDVATTKNLDDLVKASETLLKKPISRMNLETGIFEVVNKETNEEALKRFAKLLSQERHLRHANSPGGHAQGRRHAHAP, from the exons ATGGAAGCAACAAAAGTCCCCCTCCAGCCTCCAACTTATGGAAACTTCATCACCGTTCTCAGCATTGACGGCGGTGGAATAAGAGGGCTTATCCCAGGAACTATCCTAAGCTTCTTAGAATCTGAGCTTCAG CTGGATGGTGAAGATGCAAGAATCGCAGATTATTTTGACGTTATTGCAGGAACAAGCACAGGAGGTCTTATAACTGCTATGCTAACTGCCCCAAATGAGAAGAATCGACCCCTTTTTGCAGCTAAGGATATCAAGGACTTCTACCTAAACCACAGTCCTAGAATCTTCCCGCAAAAAAG TTTTCCATTATTTTCTCACGTTACAAAGATTGTCAAAGCTCTTTCCGGACCAAAGTATGATGGGAAGTATCTACATAACATTATTAGGGAAAAACTAGGCAGTTTAAGATTGCACCAGACATTGACTAATGTTGTCATCCCAACATTTGACATCAAGCGACTCCATCCAACCATCTTTTCTAGCTATGAG GTAAAGAAAAACCCGAGCATAGATGCCTTACTCTCAGACATATGCATCGCAACCTCAGCTGCTCCAACTTATCTTCCAACTTATTGCTTCAAAACCAAAGATGCCGAAGGGAAAGTACTTAGAGAATTTCACCTTATAGATGGTGGGGTTGCTGCTAATAAtccg GCCTTACTTGCCATGGGTGAAGTGTCAAAGGAGATTATTAGTGGAAGTCTTGACTTCTTTCCTATAAAACCAATGGACTATGGACGGTTTCTGGTAATATCACTAGGAACTGGGTcacccaaaattgaagaaaaatacaagGCGCCTGATGCAGCTAAGTGGGGCATACTGGGGTGGTTAACTAACGGTGGTTCCACCCCAATAATTGATGTATTTTCTCAAGCAAGTCTCCATATGGTCGATGTCCACCTCTCTGTTGTTTTTCAAGCCCTTCATAGTGAGAAATGCTATCTGCGGATTCAG GACGATACATTAAGTGGGGTATTATCTTCTGTGGACGTAGCTACAACAAAGAATTTGGATGATCTTGTAAAAGCTAGCGAAACACTGCTAAAGAAACCAATCTCTAGGATGAATTTGGAGACAGGCATATTTGAGGTTGTTAACAAGGAAACTAATGAAGAGGCTCTCAAAAG GTTTGCAAAACTACTTTCCCAAGAGAGGCATCTTCGCCATGCTAACTCCCCCGGTGGACATGCTCAGGGGCGGAGGCATGCACATGCACCTTGA
- the LOC133866500 gene encoding patatin-like protein 2 — MEATIVPLQPPTYGNFITVLSIDGGGIRGLIPGTILSFLESELQKLDGEDARIADYFDVIAGTSTGGLVTAMLTAPNEKNRPLFAAKDIKDFYLNHCPRIFPQNSCPLFPYVTKIVKALSGPKYDGKYLHNIIREKLGSLRLHQALTNVVIPTFDIKRLQPTIFSSYEVKKNPSIDALLSDVCIATSAAPTYLPTYYFETKDAEGKVLREFNLTDGGVAANNPALVAMGEVSKEIIRGSPDFFPIKPMDYGRFLVISLGTGSPKPEEKYKAADAAKWGILGWLTKGGSTPIIDVFSQASGDMVDVHLSVVFQALHSEKSYLRIQDDTLSGIVSSVDIATTKNLDDLVKAGETLLKKLVSRINLETGICEFADNETNEEALKRFAKLLSQERHLRHAKSPVGHAAHHKHKDLVW, encoded by the exons ATGGAAGCAACAATCGTCCCCCTCCAGCCTCCAACTTATGGAAACTTCATCACCGTTCTCAGCATTGACGGCGGTGGAATAAGAGGGCTTATCCCAGGAACTATCCTAAGCTTCTTAGAATCTGAGCTTCAG AAGCTGGATGGTGAAGATGCAAGAATCGCAGATTATTTTGATGTTATTGCAGGAACAAGCACAGGAGGTCTTGTAACTGCTATGCTAACTGCCCCAAATGAGAAGAACCGACCCCTTTTTGCTGCTAAGGATATCAAAGACTTCTACCTAAACCACTGCCCTAGAATCTTCCCGCAAAACAG TTGTCCATTATTTCCTTATGTTACAAAGATTGTCAAAGCTCTTTCCGGACCAAAGTATGATGGAAAGTATCTACATAACATTATTAGGGAAAAACTAGGAAGTTTAAGATTGCACCAGGCGTTGACTAATGTTGTCATCCCAACATTTGACATCAAGCGACTCCAGCCAACCATCTTTTCTAGCTATGAG GTAAAGAAAAACCCGAGCATAGATGCCTTACTCTCAGATGTATGCATCGCAACCTCAGCTGCTCCAACTTATCTTCCAACTTATTACTTCGAAACTAAAGACGCAGAAGGAAAAGTACTTCGAGAATTTAACCTTACAGATGGTGGGGTTGCTGCTAATAATCCG GCCTTAGTTGCGATGGGTGAAGTGTCGAAGGAGATCATTAGAGGAAGTCCTGACTTCTTTCCTATAAAGCCAATGGACTATGGACGGTTTCTAGTAATATCACTAGGAACTGGGTCACCCAAACCTGAAGAAAAATACAAGGCAGCAGATGCAGCTAAGTGGGGCATCTTGGGGTGGTTAACTAAGGGTGGTTCCACCCCAATAATTGATGTATTTTCTCAAGCAAGTGGAGATATGGTCGATGTCCACCTCTCCGTTGTTTTTCAAGCACTTCATAGTGAGAAAAGCTATCTGCGAATTCAG GACGATACATTAAGCGGGATAGTATCCTCTGTGGACATAGCCACAACAAAAAATTTGGATGATCTTGTAAAAGCTGGCGAAACACTTCTAAAGAAACTAGTCTCCAGAATAAATTTGGAGACAGGTATATGTGAGTTTGCTGACAATGAAACTAATGAAGAGGCTCTAAAAAG GTTTGCAAAACTACTTTCTCAAGAGAGGCATCTTCGGCATGCTAAGTCTCCCGTCGGACATGCTGCCCATCACAAACACAAAGACCTTGTTTGGTAA